A portion of the Juglans microcarpa x Juglans regia isolate MS1-56 chromosome 1D, Jm3101_v1.0, whole genome shotgun sequence genome contains these proteins:
- the LOC121235788 gene encoding prostamide/prostaglandin F synthase encodes MALRITPAPPQTLRTTALRPPSLLLVNNSHAPAPPPNSTSPKFGLTFHTNTRTPRRLLARASSTSEFVPNIGEILGDISIFKASGDPVFFKHLWDQNQGVAVVALLRHFGCPCCWELASALKEAKPKFDTAGVKLVAIGVGTPNKARILADRLPFPVDCLYADPDRKAYDVLGLYYGLGRTFFNPASAKVFSRFESLQKAVKNYTIEATPDDRSSVLQQGGMFVFKGKQLLHAWKDEGTGDHASLDDILGVCCKVPVA; translated from the exons ATGGCCTTGAGAATAACTCCAGCTCCTCCTCAAACTCTACGAACCACAGCCCTGCGACCACCCTCTCTCCTCCTCGTCAATAACTCTCATGCTCCAGCTCCTCCTCCAAATTCAACTAGCCCCAAATTTGGCCTTACTTTTCATACTAATACTAGAACACCGCGTCGTCTCCTTGCGAGGGCCTCCTCCACTTCGGAATTTGTCCCTAATATCGGTGAAATCCTCGGTGATATTAGCATTTTCAAAGCTTCCGGTGACCCCGTCTTCTTCAAGCACCTCTGGGATCAGAACCAG GGTGTAGCTGTTGTTGCGCTTTTAAGGCACTTCGGATGCCCTTGCTG TTGGGAACTTGCTTCTGCTTTGAAAGAAGCGAAACCGAAATTTGACACCGCTGGTGTAAAGTTGGTTGCAATTGGTGTTGGCACTCCTAACAAAGCTCGGATTCTTGCCGATCGG TTACCATTTCCAGTGGATTGCCTTTATGCTGATCCTGACCGAAAG GCATATGACGTTCTTGGCTTATACTATGGTCTTGGCCGGACATTTTTCAATCCAGCTAGT GCAAAGGTGTTTTCAAGATTTGAGTCTCTGCAGAAGGCTGTAAAGAACTATACCATTGAAGCCACCCCGGATGATAGAAGTAGTGTGCTGCAACAG GGAGGGATGTTTGTGTTTAAAGGGAAGCAATTGCTGCATGCGTGGAAAGATGAAGGGACAGGGGATCATGCCTCTTTGGATGATATTTTGGGTGTCTGTTGCAAAGTTCCAGTTGCATGA
- the LOC121256683 gene encoding T-complex protein 1 subunit gamma isoform X2 translates to MLKMLLDASGGIVVTNDGNAILRELDIAHPAAKSMIELSRTQDEEVGDGTTSVIVLAGEMLHVAEAFIDKNFHPTVICRAYNKALEDAIAVLEKIAMPIDVNDRGTMLGLVKSCIGTKFTSQFGNLIADLAIDATTIVGVDLGQGLREVDIKKYIKVEKVPGGQLEDSSVLKGVMFNKDVVAPGKMRRRIVNPRIILLDCPLEYKKGENQTNAELVREEDWEVLLKMEEEYIKNLCDQIVMFKPDLVITEKGLSDLACHYLCKHGVSAIRRLRKTDNNRIAKACGAVIVNRPDELQESDVGTGAGLFEVKKIGDEFFAFIVDCKDPKACTVLLRGASKDLLNEVERNLQDAMSVARNIIKNPKLVPGGGATELTVSAALKQKSSSIEGIEKWPYEAAAMAFEAIPRTLAQNCGVNVIRTMTALQGKHASGDNAWIGIDGNTGVISDMKERQIWDAYNVKAQTFKTAIEAACMLLRIDDIVSGIKKKQAPGAGQAPSKPKIETEADADNEQILPD, encoded by the exons ATGTTGAAGATGCTGCTTGATGCTTCTGGAG GAATTGTGGTGACTAATGATGGAAATGCTATTTTGCGTGAGTTAGATATTGCACACCCAGCTGCAAAG TCAATGATCGAATTAAGCCGAACACAAGATGAAGAAGTGGGAGATGGAACAACTTCAGTCATCGTTCTTG CTGGTGAAATGCTCCACGTGGCGGAAGCATTCATCGACAAAAATTTTCATCCTACTGTCATCTGCCGAG CCTATAACAAGGCTTTGGAGGATGCCATTGCCGTGCTTGAGAAAATTGCAATGCCTATTGATGTGAATGATC GTGGAACAATGTTGGGGCTGGTCAAGAGCTGTATAGGTACCAAATTTACTAGTCAATTCGGGAATTTAATTGCT GATCTAGCTATAGATGCAACCACAATAGTTGGTGTTGATCTTGGCCAAGGCTTGCGAGAAGTGGATATTAAGAAGTACATTAAGGTTGAGAAGGTACCTGGTGGTCAGTTGGAAGATTCAAGTGTACTTAAAGGAGTTATGTTTAACAAAGATGTAGTTGCCCCTGGCAAAATGAGAAGAAGAATTGTCAACCCACGTATAATTCTTCTTGATTGTCCCCTTGAGTACAAAAAGGGTGAGAACCAAACAAATGCTGAGCTGGTTAGAGAAGAAGACTGGGAAGTGCTGCTAAAAATGGAAGAGGAATACATTAAGAACCTCTGTGATCAGATAGTGATGTTCAAACCAGACTTGGTAATTACAGAAAAGGGTCTTAGTGATTTGGCGTGCCATTATCTGTGCAAACATGGAGTCAGTGCAATCAGAAGGTTGAGGAAAACAGACAATAATAGAATTGCCAAGGCATGTGGAGCCGTTATTGTCAATAGACCAGATGAATTACAGGAGTCGGATGTTGGTACTGGGGCTGGCCTGTtcgaagttaaaaaaattggggatgagttttttgcatttattgtTGACTGCAAAGATCCAAAAGCTTGCACTGTACTCTTAAGAGGTGCCAGTAAGGATCTCTTGAATGAAGTGGAAAGAAACTTGCAG GATGCCATGTCAGTTGCgagaaacataataaaaaatccaaagctTGTTCCTGGAGGTGGTGCAACAGAGTTAACTGTATCTGCTGCTTTGAAGCAGAAGAGTTCATCGATTGAAGGCATAGAAAAG TGGCCTTATGAAGCTGCTGCCATGGCTTTCGAGGCTATACCACGTACTTTAGCACAGAATTGTGGGGTAAATGTGATTCGAACTATGACTGCACTACAAGGAAAG CATGCAAGTGGTGACAATGCCTGGATTGGCATAGACGGAAACACTGGTGTGATTAGTGACATGAAAGAGCGGCAG ATATGGGATGCATATAATGTAAAGGCTCAAACCTTTAAGACAGCCATAGAAGCAGCTTGCATGCTTCTTAGGATCGATGACATTGTGAGTGGGATAAAGAAGAAGCAAGCCCCCGGTGCAGGCCAGGCTCCATCGAAGCCTAAGATTGAGACTGAAGCAGATGCTGACAATGAGCAAATACTTCCCGACTAA
- the LOC121256683 gene encoding T-complex protein 1 subunit gamma isoform X1 produces the protein MHAPVLVLKDSMKRESGSKVQHANIQASKAVADIIRTTLGPRSMLKMLLDASGGIVVTNDGNAILRELDIAHPAAKSMIELSRTQDEEVGDGTTSVIVLAGEMLHVAEAFIDKNFHPTVICRAYNKALEDAIAVLEKIAMPIDVNDRGTMLGLVKSCIGTKFTSQFGNLIADLAIDATTIVGVDLGQGLREVDIKKYIKVEKVPGGQLEDSSVLKGVMFNKDVVAPGKMRRRIVNPRIILLDCPLEYKKGENQTNAELVREEDWEVLLKMEEEYIKNLCDQIVMFKPDLVITEKGLSDLACHYLCKHGVSAIRRLRKTDNNRIAKACGAVIVNRPDELQESDVGTGAGLFEVKKIGDEFFAFIVDCKDPKACTVLLRGASKDLLNEVERNLQDAMSVARNIIKNPKLVPGGGATELTVSAALKQKSSSIEGIEKWPYEAAAMAFEAIPRTLAQNCGVNVIRTMTALQGKHASGDNAWIGIDGNTGVISDMKERQIWDAYNVKAQTFKTAIEAACMLLRIDDIVSGIKKKQAPGAGQAPSKPKIETEADADNEQILPD, from the exons atgCACGCGCCGGTGCTCGTTCTCA AGGACTCGATGAAACGCGAGTCCGGAAGCAAGGTGCAGCACGCTAATATCCAGGCTTCTAAG GCTGTTGCTGACATTATTCGCACAACATTGGGTCCAAGATCCATGTTGAAGATGCTGCTTGATGCTTCTGGAG GAATTGTGGTGACTAATGATGGAAATGCTATTTTGCGTGAGTTAGATATTGCACACCCAGCTGCAAAG TCAATGATCGAATTAAGCCGAACACAAGATGAAGAAGTGGGAGATGGAACAACTTCAGTCATCGTTCTTG CTGGTGAAATGCTCCACGTGGCGGAAGCATTCATCGACAAAAATTTTCATCCTACTGTCATCTGCCGAG CCTATAACAAGGCTTTGGAGGATGCCATTGCCGTGCTTGAGAAAATTGCAATGCCTATTGATGTGAATGATC GTGGAACAATGTTGGGGCTGGTCAAGAGCTGTATAGGTACCAAATTTACTAGTCAATTCGGGAATTTAATTGCT GATCTAGCTATAGATGCAACCACAATAGTTGGTGTTGATCTTGGCCAAGGCTTGCGAGAAGTGGATATTAAGAAGTACATTAAGGTTGAGAAGGTACCTGGTGGTCAGTTGGAAGATTCAAGTGTACTTAAAGGAGTTATGTTTAACAAAGATGTAGTTGCCCCTGGCAAAATGAGAAGAAGAATTGTCAACCCACGTATAATTCTTCTTGATTGTCCCCTTGAGTACAAAAAGGGTGAGAACCAAACAAATGCTGAGCTGGTTAGAGAAGAAGACTGGGAAGTGCTGCTAAAAATGGAAGAGGAATACATTAAGAACCTCTGTGATCAGATAGTGATGTTCAAACCAGACTTGGTAATTACAGAAAAGGGTCTTAGTGATTTGGCGTGCCATTATCTGTGCAAACATGGAGTCAGTGCAATCAGAAGGTTGAGGAAAACAGACAATAATAGAATTGCCAAGGCATGTGGAGCCGTTATTGTCAATAGACCAGATGAATTACAGGAGTCGGATGTTGGTACTGGGGCTGGCCTGTtcgaagttaaaaaaattggggatgagttttttgcatttattgtTGACTGCAAAGATCCAAAAGCTTGCACTGTACTCTTAAGAGGTGCCAGTAAGGATCTCTTGAATGAAGTGGAAAGAAACTTGCAG GATGCCATGTCAGTTGCgagaaacataataaaaaatccaaagctTGTTCCTGGAGGTGGTGCAACAGAGTTAACTGTATCTGCTGCTTTGAAGCAGAAGAGTTCATCGATTGAAGGCATAGAAAAG TGGCCTTATGAAGCTGCTGCCATGGCTTTCGAGGCTATACCACGTACTTTAGCACAGAATTGTGGGGTAAATGTGATTCGAACTATGACTGCACTACAAGGAAAG CATGCAAGTGGTGACAATGCCTGGATTGGCATAGACGGAAACACTGGTGTGATTAGTGACATGAAAGAGCGGCAG ATATGGGATGCATATAATGTAAAGGCTCAAACCTTTAAGACAGCCATAGAAGCAGCTTGCATGCTTCTTAGGATCGATGACATTGTGAGTGGGATAAAGAAGAAGCAAGCCCCCGGTGCAGGCCAGGCTCCATCGAAGCCTAAGATTGAGACTGAAGCAGATGCTGACAATGAGCAAATACTTCCCGACTAA